Below is a genomic region from Leptospira wolbachii serovar Codice str. CDC.
TTATTACGTGTGTGACTTTCTTTATTTTTAGAAAGAAAGTCTAGAACAGGTTTCATAGCTTCTTGAAATTGTGGTATTGCCATTCTTTTTACTTTTATTTTTAATTCTAATTTTTGCGAACTTGCGCATAACGAAATAGCGGAGACGACGTTTCCCGACCCTGAGTCCCGACGGGACGTTAGGGACTGGCCACGTAGCTTGCGTATGCAAGCGAGTGCCAGAAGGGAAATGTGCCGCAGGCCAAGCGAGGGCTCGTCCCGAAGCGAAGCGTTTCCGCGCTGTTATACGACGTTCTTGAGTTTTTTATATTTTTCCATTAATTAATGGGAGGTATTTTTCATTAATTGATTTAAGACTTCTAAGTCTTCTTTGTTTACTAAAATAATTTTCTGGATCTTATCATTTTTTATATAAAAAACTATGTTTTCAATTTTTGGAAAATATTTATTACTGATTAAGCTGGTTTCTATGTCTATACTAGAAACATAGACTTCTCTTATTAAATTTGTTTTTTTGTCTGAAAGATAGATTTTAAAGTATTGATTATTAATTTGAAGATCAATCGATTTAGCTAAAATTTGATCGTTTTCAGTGTATTTTATCTTTAATGAGTTGGGTGTGTAAGTTGATTTTTGGGAATCGAGAATGAAATATTATTTGATTCGAAAAATATATTTCCAGTAGAAAATGTTTTATGAATGTAAAATTCATCGTAAGTAACTTCTTGCTCAGGCCCTTTTAATAAAAAATTGCAGGAGAATAAAGTCAAAATACTAATTATTGAAATATGCTTTTTGTAATTTAACAATGGTGTATTATCTAAAATTCAAATTTGTTAAATAGTTTTTTTGAATTTTCTTCTTTGCATTTATAATAACTTAAGATTTCTATCAGACAGAAGTCTGGTGATTCTTCATTAGTGCAGCTTATTGCAAGGTTAGGCCGATGATAAGCTTCGCAATCAAATGGTTCTCTTTCAGTTTTACAGGAAATTAGTGAGAAAATCGTGTATATGTATATATACAATTTGAATTTTCTTAAATTAGTCATATTTTGTTATTTTGATTTTGTTAGATTAGTCTACGCGTATGTCGTATAACGAACTAGGGGAGACGACGTTCCTCGTAGCTGAGCCTTCGTAGAAGGCGTTAGCGTCGGCGCGTCTTCTTGCGTAGCGAGAAGCGTGACGGAGAGGAATGTGGCGCAGCCCAAGCGAGGCCGTAAGTGCCGAAGCGCAGCGTTTCCCCGCTGTTAGTCGCAGTTACGTGGAATAAAATATATAGTGATCTTTACTTATCAGGTCGGCTGGATGCAGATTGATAAATAAATCTAATTCTTTAGACAACTCCAATAATTTAGGGTCAGACAGCGAGAAATAGAATAGCAGTCTTTTTTCATCTATAGAAAGTATCGATTTAATATATTCGCGATAGTTGGTTTTGTTTTCACTTTTCTCGCCATACTGTATAAGTTCTTTAAGAAAATTAAGGTAATTCATAAAATGATCGGAAATTAACGTAAGGTATAAAGACGAACAAGCTTGAATAGAATATTTTATTAGATTTCGAATATATGGTTTGAATGTGTCCTTTATAGAAATCTTCTTCAATGCCAAAAATGATATTTAATGCTTTTTTATATTTTCCTTTTTCTTTTCTCGGCAAACCATTGTTTTTGAAAACTTCTGTAAACATTATAAACCATGAATATATGTTTTGAAAATATTTGCTTCCTGTTATGTTTTTTCATTTAAAGTAGGGAATGCATTTTCACTATTGAATTCTTCTACGTAGAATGAAAATTCGACATTATTCCTAATACTTAAGAATGCATTTAATAAATTGAAAAAATGCGTATCTTCATTTTGAATTTTAAATGAAGTCGTTGTTTTTTGAAGTTCTTCTTTTTGAAGAAAAAAAGTTAAGAATAAAAGAGATATAGTTGTAATTAGCCAAATGGTACTAAGTAGTCCTTGAATGATAGATACTATTTTGCTTGAATCTTCGATATTAATTTCGTTAATGGAAAATTTATATCCGCTTAATGAAAATTGAAAAATCAAAACTATAAGAAGTATAACTCCTATTAAGAAAGATGAAATTGCAAAGTAATTAATTATTTTAATCTTCATAGTAATCTAGTAATTGCGACTAACGAACTAGACTTACCGAAGTTCCCTGACCCTGAGTCCCGGAGGGACGTTAGGGACTGGCACGGAGTTTGCGGATGCAAACGAGTGACAGAAAGGGAATTTGCCGTAGGCCGAGCGAGGCCTAGTGCCGAAGCGTAGCGGTAAGTCGCTGTTATGCGCTGGCCAAGTTGAAAACCAGAATAAATTTAAACCACCGCTTGCGCAGTAATTCATTTTTGTTTTATTTTGTATTGTTCATATTTTAATTTAATATACTCTTCGCTCATTATGCCTGTCCTTTTACCATCGAAAAGATAATATCTACATGAAAAATTTGTATTATCTGGAATCTCCCCTGTATAAATGTCAATCCCATTAATTAAAATTGTAGGTGATCCTTGAAAGTTAAGTTTGGCAGCATCTTCAGGACTTTCAATTTCAACAATTTTTACTTCATTAATATTAATAACATTTTTTTTTATTAGTGTTTTTAGATTATTTAAAGTAGTACTTGCATTTGGACAATCATTAAAATATTGAAACTCAATCATCTAAAATACCATCACTAATAAAATTTTGAAATCGGCTTTCTGCTTTGTATTCATCACGATAATAAACCTATATTAATATTTAGACTATATCAAAACCGAGAGATTGACAATTCATATAATAGTAATTTCTCCAGATTTAACTCATAATTGCTAATTCGAAGTTTGAAATTCTTATAATTAAAAGTATCAACTAGGCTTGCGCATAACGAACTAGGCTAACCGACGTAGGCTGGCCCTGAGTCCCGGAACGGGACGTTAGGGACTGGTCACGACACTTGCGAAGGCAAGGGGAGTGCCAGAAGCCTATGTGTCGCAGACCGAGCGAGGGCGAAGTCCCGAAGCGAAGCGGTTAGATGCTGTTATGCGAAGTGGAGCTTTAGAATGGTTTTGATTCTTTTATTGTATCCTGTATTGTTCCGCCAAATGGCCTTCTACCAGTTAGACATGCACCATAAAAAATGAGATTGGATTCTTTAAGTTCTTCTTTTTTACTAGCGGGATTCTCCGAATTTTCTGAACTTAATAAGCCTGTTAACAGATACTCTCTACATCTTTTTTCATTTTCTTTTTTCGTGATTTCGATTTCGCAATTTAGAATGAATATTGCGTTAATATATAGGAATACTTTATGTATTTTGCTTATCTTTTTTAGCATATCTTTAAAGCCTTTTATTTTTTTCTGTGAAATACTATATGGTTTGAAGTAAATATAGCCATATAGTTAATCAAGTGATTTGAGTTATGGTTAATCTGAAAATTATTCGTGTTCATTCCATTTGAAGCAACTTACTTTTAGATCATATATTTGATCTTCATTTAAAGAGAGAAAGTAGTAATAGAAATTGCTATTTGACTTAAGTATTGGTGGTCTAATGAAAAGAAATTTGTAAGTGTAGTTTGACCTTAATTAATAGATTTGTATTTTGGTGGTAGATCCAATCAAAAGTAAGTTGGTAAACAAAATCTATATTATCTATTACTTTGACAGGTTAGGTAAGTTCATTTCAAATGTTCGAATATGTTCAGCACATTTCTGTAAAATTGCATTGTACTCTGTGCCTTTATATGATACCTTATGTCCGTAATTATTTTTTGCCTTCATTGAATATATGTTGTTTGAAATTTCTTCACATACAAAATTCCAATTAGGGAATTCCTTTTTTAAGGAATCTAGATTTTCATAAGTCATTGTTTTGCTCCATTTCGCATAACGAACTAGGGGAGACGACGTTTCCCGACCCTGAGTCCCGGCGGGACGTTAGGGACTGGCACGTAGTTTGCGGATGCAAACGAGTGACAGAAGGGAAATGTGGCGTAGCCCAAGCGAGGCCTCGTGCCGAAGCGAAGCGTTTCCCCGCTGTTAGCCGAAGTTTGGTATTAATCGGGAAAATCTGATTGTGCTTCCCTATCAATAATTGATTTTTCTACATCGGAGAAATTTTTTCCAATTTTCGTAATTTTAGGATAAAGAAATAAAAGCGATAGAATTCCTTCTATTGATGGATTAAAGCTAAAGACAGAAAAGACAACATTATAATAACATAGAGCAGTAAGTTGTCCAGGGTCTGTGAAACCGATATTTGAACTTCCGGAAATCGTATTTTTACCGGAGACACCATCTATATAACCTAAATTGTAGATTAATGATTTTGGACCGCCATGAACATAGTTATTTGCGAATTGATAGAATGGTTGTAGATAATGTGAGTTTGTTTTTTCCATTAAATCATTTAGGGAAATTCTATCTTTCGATAAAATGGAATGACTCCAACCAAAATTTTTTGAAAATGATTTCCCGTATTTTTCTATAATTTTATTATATTTGTTGTTAATTTTTTCCTGTGTTGATTCTGGAATTTTTTCGAAACCTAAATAATCTGCATTTCTTATATAAACTTCCATTTCTTTTTTTCTTTCGACGATTTCGTATTCAAAATATCGTATTGAAATCTCTTCTTCATGCAATGCAAGAAAGGAAGTAACTACTGAAACTTCTAATATGCTTCGCCATCTTGAGATTGCAGCAGAAGGATATCCTCCTTTGATTAAATAGACTATCTCGCTAGCTAATAAAGTTGATTTTTGTTGTAGTCGTAGTAAGATTTCAGCTTTCTTGGACTTATCACTCTCTAGTTTTTTTGCTGTGGTTTCTGCGATTCCTTTACAATGCTCAATAAAGATTTCCATATCTTGTATTGGCTTACTATATTCAAATAAAAGCCTATGTTTAAATCCTGAAGTATATTCGCGTGTTGAGATTAATTTGCTGTAGTCGCTTCCGTTAAAATCTGTTTCTATTAGTTTTTCGTATGAATCTATTATGGATTTTACTTCATTGAGGCTTTCTTTTTTTAGTTGAAGCTTTTCTATTATTAAATTCAGGAGATTATCATTATGCATATTTTAA
It encodes:
- a CDS encoding putative phage abortive infection protein; its protein translation is MALKKISIKDTFKPYIRNLIKYSIQACSSLYLTLISDHFMNYLNFLKELIQYGEKSENKTNYREYIKSILSIDEKRLLFYFSLSDPKLLELSKELDLFINLHPADLISKDHYIFYST
- a CDS encoding DF family (seleno)protein, with the translated sequence MIEFQYFNDCPNASTTLNNLKTLIKKNVININEVKIVEIESPEDAAKLNFQGSPTILINGIDIYTGEIPDNTNFSCRYYLFDGKRTGIMSEEYIKLKYEQYKIKQK
- a CDS encoding DUF5677 domain-containing protein, whose protein sequence is MHNDNLLNLIIEKLQLKKESLNEVKSIIDSYEKLIETDFNGSDYSKLISTREYTSGFKHRLLFEYSKPIQDMEIFIEHCKGIAETTAKKLESDKSKKAEILLRLQQKSTLLASEIVYLIKGGYPSAAISRWRSILEVSVVTSFLALHEEEISIRYFEYEIVERKKEMEVYIRNADYLGFEKIPESTQEKINNKYNKIIEKYGKSFSKNFGWSHSILSKDRISLNDLMEKTNSHYLQPFYQFANNYVHGGPKSLIYNLGYIDGVSGKNTISGSSNIGFTDPGQLTALCYYNVVFSVFSFNPSIEGILSLLFLYPKITKIGKNFSDVEKSIIDREAQSDFPD